From the genome of Cytophagales bacterium WSM2-2:
AAGCGTGGTTGAAGTATGTCCCAGTATTTTGTTTTCTCAGCCTCGCTCATTGGCGGGAAGAAACGATCAATGAAGTCCAGTGACTTATTCATCGCGGATTGAAGATTTATATAGGCTTTGGTCAAATCACCTTTTTTCCAATAAAGAATACCCAGGTCTTCTTCTGATTTTACGTAGTCAGGGTGATTGACATCAAGTGCCGAGGCTCGCAAGGTGAGTGACTCGTTAAGCTTTATTTCCGCATCGGCATACTTTCCCTGTATTCGATAAAAATTACCAAGGTCGTTGAGTACTTTGGCATAACTTGGCATTTGCTTGCGTGACTTATAGACATCAGCCGATTTTTGAAAATAGCCTTCTACTTTATCGAGCTTGTTCATTTGAATATATAACAATGCGAGATTGTCAAGTACACCAGCATAGTATGGATTGTCACTAAATGTCTTTAATGTGCTCTCGAGTTTTAAGTAGATCGCTTCTGCTTCTGCCAGTTTTCCATTTTGCTGATACAATAGCGCGAGATTAGATTGAAACCCGACAGCATCTCGTGAATCTTTCTTGTTCAGTTTTTCAAGGATCGCAATTGCGGCATTTAGTTTCTCAATACCCTGATCGTAACGGCCGATTTTTGAAAAGAAGATCGCCTGGTTGTTAAGTACTGTGGCGTACTCCTGACTTTGGTCGCCAACCTGCTCCTTTACGACTTGTATTGCGTCCTGAAAGAATTTCTCAGCTTCGTTGTAATGACCTGTCTCCTGGTAGAGAACGGCATTGTTGTTCAACGAAGAAGCATATGCCTTACTTTTTTCCCCAAGCGATTTCTCACGCAGCTCAAGGGCTTTTGAGGTGTACTCGCCAGCCTGGTTGAAGCGCCCCATTGAAGCGTAAAGCAGGCCCATGTCCGCAAGTACCTTACTGTAGTTGATATTGTCAGTGATATTATTGGTTTCGTAGGAGAGTTTGGCGTCAAGGAAATAGGATTCGGCCATCTTATATCTTTTCCGATCGTACAATTCTTCGGCCACATCCAATGTATTCCGGCTCTTCTGTGCTGGCGTTACTTTCGATTGGTCTTTGACCTGTGTATTCATGAGAAAGTCCATTTTTTTAGTGAGACCTTCGCTTGCATCGCGGATACTCATCATCCCAGAATTGTCAATTACTGAAATGGCATAATTGAAGTCAGTTGAATCTAGTTTATCACGAGCTGCATCGGAATTTTTGGCTGCTTGCTCTTTTCCTTTCTCAAGCGCTTTACTGGCTCCTTTTTTTAGGAGGTCGCCAAACTGCGCATTTGCGAATAGAGGGAATAAGAAGACAGTGATGAGAAAAATTCGATTTTTCATTGGTTTAGATTTGCGTTAGGTTCTCGTTAATTCAGTTTAAATTTCCGTCAAAAAATTGTAATGATAAAGCTCTATCGCAATTTATGCGAAGCAGTTGTTCAGGCACTTGGGTCAATTTTTCAGGAAAACCGCTATGCCGATAAGGTCATTGAGAAATTATTGAAGCAAAACCCACGTTGGGGTTCACGAGACCGGAGGTTTATTGCTGAAATGACCTACGATATCGTTCGTTGGTATCGTTTACTCGGATATTTATCTGATGCGGAACAATACGACTATTGGAAACGGATGGGGGCATGGTTACTACTGAATGGCCAGCCGGACTTACCACCCTGGGATGAATTCCGCGGATTGAACAGTAACAATGTTTCATTGAAGTACGACCAGGTGAAAACGGTCAGAAAAATTCACGAGTCTATTCCTGATTGGCTCGATGAAATTGGTGAAAAAGAATTGGGTAGCCGCTGGGATAAAGAGATCGCTGCACTCAATGAAGAAGCAAAAGTTGTGCTTCGGGCTAATGCCCTGAAAATTTCAAGAGACGAATTGCGAGAGCAGCTGGAAGAAGAAAATATTCTGACAGAAGCAATTCGTGAATACCCGGATGCACTCATCCTCATGGAGCGACAAAATATTTTTAACCTGCCTTCTTTCAAGGAAGGTCTCTTTGAAGTTCAAGATGCGGGATCACAGGCCATCGCTTCATTTTTGAATGTGGAGCCAGGCCATCGCGTGGTTGATGCGTGTGCCGGGGGTGGTGGGAAGACGCTTCACCTGGCTGCCCTCATGCAAAACAAAGGGCGCATCATTGCATTGGACACGGAAGAATGGAAATTGGAAGAACTTAAAAAAAGAGCGAAGAGAGCCGGGGCCTCCAACATGATTGAAACGCGAGTGATCGAATCTTCAAAAATAATCAAGCGCCTTGAAAGCTCAGCCGACCGCCTGTTGCTAGATGTACCGTGCTCTGGGTTGGGAGTACTGAAAAGAAACCCTGATGCAAAATGGAAACTAACATCTGAGTTTATAGAAAACATCAGAAAAACTCAACAATCAATTTTGAATGATTACAGTAGCATGTTAAAACCAGGCGGACTCATGGTGTATTCTACATGCAGCATTCTTCCTTCTGAGAATGAAATACAAGTAGAAAGATTTTTGTCTGAGAAAAAAGAATTTCAAATGGTCAGACAAAAAATGATTTTCCCTTCTCAGGGATTTGACGGGTTTTATATGGCACTATTAAAGCGGGTGTAGCCCATCACCCGTACCATTCACTGGTAATTTTGCACCGAAGAATGGTATCAGGAATACATTCTGCCCCTATTTCGCGTGGGGCAAGTATTTTTTTCATTTTTTGACGTTATGATTTCCATAATCCAGGTATTGGACGGAAATCATAAAAGAGTATAGAAGAATGAAAAAGAAAATCTTCTTAAAAATAACGGCTGTGGTGGTTCTGTTTGCCAGTTGTGGCGAGGAAACTGTTGAGATTAAAAAAGACCCGTGTAGCAATATAGAACCCGATGTTAATTTCAGTCTTATTCAAAATACAGTTGAAATTCTCGCAGCTGACACGATGTACGGTAGGTGGATAAAACAGAATGGGATTACAAAAACACAAAATTATCTCGCATCAAAACTTAATGAGTTGAACCTCCAACCTTTGAACGGCAGCTTCCTGTCTCCTTTCGAATTGCTTAAGTCAGTTCCAACAAACATCACTGTTAACTTGAATGGCCACCAGGTGACGAAGGACAGGATTGCTCTGAATCCACTCGCGAAATCTGGAGCATTTACAAGTTCACAACTTTATCAAATCAAATCCATCGATCCGCAAAGATCTTTTCAT
Proteins encoded in this window:
- the rsmB gene encoding RNA methyltransferase is translated as MIKLYRNLCEAVVQALGSIFQENRYADKVIEKLLKQNPRWGSRDRRFIAEMTYDIVRWYRLLGYLSDAEQYDYWKRMGAWLLLNGQPDLPPWDEFRGLNSNNVSLKYDQVKTVRKIHESIPDWLDEIGEKELGSRWDKEIAALNEEAKVVLRANALKISRDELREQLEEENILTEAIREYPDALILMERQNIFNLPSFKEGLFEVQDAGSQAIASFLNVEPGHRVVDACAGGGGKTLHLAALMQNKGRIIALDTEEWKLEELKKRAKRAGASNMIETRVIESSKIIKRLESSADRLLLDVPCSGLGVLKRNPDAKWKLTSEFIENIRKTQQSILNDYSSMLKPGGLMVYSTCSILPSENEIQVERFLSEKKEFQMVRQKMIFPSQGFDGFYMALLKRV